One Ananas comosus cultivar F153 linkage group 1, ASM154086v1, whole genome shotgun sequence DNA window includes the following coding sequences:
- the LOC109722274 gene encoding uncharacterized protein LOC109722274, which translates to MEERATTPVVRGLFKMYSWLLVLVVLMAGGGRGSKRQRSSAKRPVEQQPEDEGSEYAPGDESREEEPDWEAFTPEVITKEKDKRKGKGKAVDKGKGKAMEKGKGKASEYTGRRKSGGVEIREPGSEPPRLSLQDVPSARRSMYSSKHCIGEHDVGIASIIECVPGFQDLFEKGNLHQICDFSEQTGFCLELIREFYMRAGRLSDSGGGPYVFTTSVRGVELSITPDTIASVLGMEARTEGVEYLQARFDSLRDWNRVVNSICMSGTESNGIMVLSKDFKMEYRFLNFVVCYNILPLANTKILR; encoded by the exons atggaggaaagagctaccaccccggtcgtcag GGGTTTGTTCAAAATGTATTCTTGGCTGCTTGTGCTTGTGGTTCTTATGGCCGGGGGAGGTCGCGGTAGCAAACGACAGCGCTCCTCGGCTAAACGGCCAGTTGAGCAACAACCGGAAGACGAAGGAAGTGAATATGCTCCAGGTGACGAATCTAGGGAGGAAGAGCCAGATTGGGAAGCTTTTACTCCGGAAGTTATAACTAAGGAAAAGGATAAAAggaaaggcaaaggaaaagccgttgataaaggaaaaggcaaagccatggaaaaaggaaaaggaaaggcatCTGAATATACCGGTCGTCGGAAATCTGGAGGTGTTGAGATCAGAGAACCAGGTTCTGAGCCTCCGCGTCTTAGTCTGCAGGATGTTCCTTCGGCtcgacggtcaatgtactcgtcgaagCATTGTATTGGTGAGCACGATGTTGGCATTGCCAGTATAATTGAGTGTGTGCCgggatttcaggatttatttgaaaaaggaaatcttcatcagatttgtgatttttcggaACAAACTGGTTTCTGTTTAGAGCTGATCAGAGAGTTCTATATGAGAGCAGGTCGCTTGAGTGATTCTGGCGGTGGCCCGTACGTATTCACtacttccgtacgtggtgttgagttatcaatcACTCCCGATACGATAGCGTCTGTGCTAGGAATGGAAGCAAGGACTGAGGGAGTGGAGTATCTGCAGGCCAGGTTTGACTCgcttcgcgattggaaccgtgtGGTGAATTCTATTTGCATGTCGGGTACAGAGTCAAACGGAATTATGGTTTTGTCcaaggatttcaaaatggagtacaggtttttgaacttcgtggtttgctacaacattttacctctcgcaaacacgaagattttgAGATAG